A single region of the Nicotiana sylvestris chromosome 6, ASM39365v2, whole genome shotgun sequence genome encodes:
- the LOC104220898 gene encoding GATA transcription factor 4-like, with amino-acid sequence MEIPDFAGAGYFAHAIDSQFEHKPFDSMNNNKNNNNITVDDLLDFSKDEEVMTDAYFDAIAGNSADSSSLTVVDSCNSLVSSGEEHFDGNLSYRSFTDAPFLTSELCIPHDNLAELEWLSNFVEESFSTDDLQTLQFIPVTESPSTATTSTDNSSSVTVISSPPAFPCKSRSKRSRAAPCEWSSRLLLLPPTTVSSLDSNSSLKTTPCRRRESTDTSSTSRKCKHCGSETTPQWRTGPMGPKTLCNACGVRYKSGRLVPEYRPAASPTFVSTQHSNSHRKVIELRRQKELRTNQAHQQQQLQMW; translated from the exons ATGGAAATACCGGACTTCGCCGGCGCCGGCTATTTCGCTCATGCCATAGATTCTCAATTCGAACATAAGCCATTCGACAGCATGAATAATAACAAAAACAATAACAATATCACCGTAGATGACCTTTTGGATTTCTCCAAGGATGAAGAAGTGATGACTGACGCTTATTTCGACGCTATCGCCGGAAATTCTGCCGATTCTTCCTCCCTCACTGTCGTTGATAGCTGTAATTCGTTAGTTTCCAGTGGGGAAGAACACTTTGACGGCAACCTCAGCTACCGTAGCTTCACCGACGCCCCATTCCTTACCAGCGAACTCTGCATTCCG CATGACAATTTGGCTGAGCTGGAATGGCTCTCAAACTTTGTAGAGGAATCATTCTCAACCGACGACCTTCAAACTCTTCAGTTTATTCCGGTAACAGAATCCCCGTCGACGGCCACCACATCCACCGACAATTCCTCATCCGTAACCGTAATTTCCAGCCCTCCTGCGTTTCCATGCAAATCCCGAAGCAAGCGTTCACGCGCCGCTCCCTGCGAATGGTCATCTCGCCTCCTACTCCTCCCTCCCACCACCGTGTCATCATTAGACAGCAATAGCTCTTTAAAAACGACGCCGTGCAGGAGGAGAGAGAGCACCGACACAAGTAGTACAAGTCGTAAATGTAAGCACTGTGGTTCTGAAACGACGCCGCAATGGCGCACAGGACCAATGGGTCCGAAGACACTGTGCAATGCATGTGGAGTAAGATACAAGTCGGGTCGGTTGGTGCCTGAGTACCGACCCGCCGCGAGCCCGACGTTTGTTTCAACCCAGCATTCCAACTCTCACCGTAAGGTTATTGAGCTAAGGAGGCAAAAGGAGCTTCGGACCAATCAAGCTCATCAGCAACAGCAATTGCAAATGTGGTAG